A genome region from Solirubrobacter pauli includes the following:
- a CDS encoding TSUP family transporter: MLLAAACASIALGTVLQAATGFGFSLVAAPLVFAALDAEPAVGLLLILGFEVNLLTLGTERRRPRPLRRAVTTMLIAAAPGALLGVVVLRALPEVALQVAVTLGVLGTLVARQVKTAHVPAPLAGFAAGALTTSTSTNGPPMLLHLLGRGVTPEQVRDTLTTTFIGLALIGAVALAATGTPALPDAALVLGLIPAVAVAHLVGRRAFRRLAASDHYERVLTAVMVVAVMVGLVGALS, encoded by the coding sequence GTGCTTCTCGCCGCCGCCTGCGCGTCCATCGCCTTGGGCACCGTGCTGCAGGCGGCGACCGGGTTCGGGTTCAGCCTCGTCGCCGCGCCGCTGGTGTTCGCCGCGCTGGACGCCGAGCCCGCCGTCGGGCTGCTGCTGATCCTCGGGTTCGAGGTCAACCTGCTCACGCTCGGGACGGAGCGCCGCCGGCCACGACCGCTGCGCCGCGCGGTGACGACCATGCTGATCGCGGCCGCTCCCGGCGCGCTCCTCGGCGTCGTCGTGCTGCGCGCGCTGCCGGAGGTGGCGCTGCAGGTGGCGGTGACGCTCGGCGTGCTCGGCACGCTCGTCGCGCGCCAGGTCAAGACCGCGCACGTGCCCGCGCCGCTCGCCGGGTTCGCCGCCGGCGCGCTCACGACCTCGACGTCGACCAACGGGCCGCCGATGCTCCTGCACCTGCTCGGCCGCGGCGTGACGCCCGAGCAGGTCCGCGACACGCTCACCACGACCTTCATCGGCCTCGCGCTGATCGGGGCGGTCGCGCTCGCCGCCACCGGCACACCCGCGCTGCCCGACGCCGCGCTCGTGCTCGGGCTCATCCCGGCGGTCGCCGTCGCGCACCTCGTCGGCCGGCGGGCGTTCAGACGGCTCGCCGCCTCCGACCACTACGAGCGCGTGTTAACCGCTGTGATGGTCGTCGCCGTCATGGTTGGGCTGGTCGGAGCGCTCAGTTAG
- a CDS encoding APC family permease, producing the protein MAAYADTSGPTEREGSPLAAGITKKTLLLFIVGDILGGGIYARTGEVAGEIGGAIWTGFLLAAIVAGFTAASYAELVSKYPQAAGAALYIHKAFNKELLTFVVAFAVMCSGLASAAALATAFGGDYLSQFVELPQILVGLVVIGVVTAINFRGIKESAGFNVVCTLIEIAGLFLVVVIGATFLFDGGGDVGRALEFNDDATPALLMVAGASIAFYALIGFEDAVNVAEETQDSTRTFPRTLFTGLAIAGGIYLLVTLIAGMAVPANTLAKSDGPLLEVVTQGPLAVNSKVFAAIALFALINGCLLNLIMASRLMYGMAREKVVPEVLGTVHRGRRTPWVAIAFTASIAAVLVVIGDLTTLADTTVLLLLLVFIGVHVALLRLRGEPVDHEHFRAPIVLPYLGIITCAGLAVQSVTDDPKLVLWAGGLIVFGLILWVVERAVR; encoded by the coding sequence ATGGCTGCCTACGCGGACACGTCCGGGCCGACCGAGCGGGAGGGAAGCCCGCTCGCCGCCGGCATCACGAAGAAGACGCTGCTGCTGTTCATCGTCGGGGACATCCTCGGCGGCGGGATCTACGCGCGGACGGGCGAGGTGGCCGGCGAGATCGGCGGCGCGATCTGGACCGGGTTCCTGCTCGCGGCGATCGTCGCGGGGTTCACCGCCGCCTCCTACGCGGAGCTCGTGAGCAAGTACCCGCAGGCCGCCGGTGCGGCGCTGTACATCCACAAGGCGTTCAACAAGGAGCTGCTGACGTTCGTCGTCGCGTTCGCGGTCATGTGCTCGGGCCTGGCGTCCGCCGCCGCGCTGGCGACGGCCTTCGGCGGCGACTACCTGAGCCAGTTCGTCGAGCTGCCGCAGATCCTCGTCGGCCTCGTCGTGATCGGCGTGGTCACGGCGATCAACTTCCGCGGCATCAAGGAGTCCGCGGGCTTCAACGTCGTCTGCACGCTGATCGAGATCGCCGGCCTGTTCCTGGTCGTGGTGATCGGCGCGACGTTCCTGTTCGACGGCGGCGGCGACGTCGGCCGCGCGCTCGAGTTCAACGACGACGCCACGCCCGCGCTGCTGATGGTCGCCGGCGCGTCGATCGCCTTCTACGCGCTGATCGGCTTCGAGGACGCGGTCAACGTCGCCGAGGAGACGCAGGACTCGACGCGCACGTTCCCGCGCACGCTGTTCACCGGCCTCGCGATCGCCGGCGGCATCTACCTGCTGGTGACGCTGATCGCCGGCATGGCCGTGCCCGCGAACACGCTCGCGAAGTCCGACGGCCCGCTGCTCGAGGTCGTCACGCAGGGTCCGCTCGCGGTCAACAGCAAGGTGTTCGCCGCGATCGCCCTGTTCGCGCTCATCAACGGCTGCCTGCTGAACCTGATCATGGCCAGCCGCCTGATGTACGGCATGGCGCGCGAGAAGGTCGTCCCCGAGGTGCTCGGCACGGTCCATCGCGGGCGCCGCACCCCGTGGGTGGCGATCGCGTTCACGGCCTCCATCGCCGCCGTGCTGGTCGTCATCGGCGACCTCACGACGCTCGCCGACACGACCGTCCTGCTGCTGCTCCTGGTGTTCATCGGGGTCCACGTCGCGCTGCTGCGCCTGCGCGGCGAGCCGGTCGACCACGAGCACTTCAGGGCGCCGATCGTGCTGCCGTACCTCGGGATCATCACGTGCGCCGGACTCGCGGTCCAGTCCGTCACCGACGATCCCAAGCTCGTCCTGTGGGCCGGCGGCCTGATCGTGTTCGGCCTGATCCTCTGGGTGGTCGAGCGCGCCGTGCGATGA
- a CDS encoding acyl-CoA dehydrogenase family protein, which yields MAWDFATEPEFQEHLDWMRALVRDEVWPIETVFDDLGYDGFKRAIAPLQDRVKERGLWAAHLPPDLGGQGYGQVKLGLMHEILGTSPLAPAVFGNAAPDSGNSEILALAGSNDQKDRYLHPLLAGDLRSAFSMTEPETAGSDPTLLQTRAVKDGDDWVINGHKWFSTNGSIADFLIVMAVTDPDARPHQRASMFIVDADTPGVHVVRDVATMEHPGESFGHYGNHAEIRYEDVRVPADALLGGEGEGFLIAQHRLGPGRIHHAMRWLGVSRRAFDALCERAVSRHAFGSVLADKQSIQNFVADSAAEMHAARLMTLHAAWKMDNEGASAARTEISMIKFYGARVLHDVIDRAIQVHGALGYSTDLPLEAMYRYARAARLYDGADEVHRQSVARRVLRGYEPTDVPSEHVPTRREAARERFADLLEAVTSND from the coding sequence ATGGCATGGGACTTCGCCACCGAGCCTGAGTTCCAGGAGCACCTGGACTGGATGCGCGCCCTCGTCCGCGACGAGGTGTGGCCGATCGAGACCGTCTTCGACGACCTCGGATACGACGGGTTCAAGCGCGCGATCGCGCCGCTCCAGGACCGGGTGAAGGAGCGCGGCCTGTGGGCCGCGCACCTGCCACCCGACCTCGGGGGGCAAGGCTACGGGCAGGTCAAGCTCGGGCTGATGCACGAGATCCTCGGCACGAGCCCGCTCGCGCCCGCCGTGTTCGGGAACGCCGCGCCCGACAGCGGCAACAGCGAGATCCTCGCGCTGGCGGGCAGCAACGACCAGAAGGACCGCTACCTGCACCCGCTGCTCGCGGGCGACCTGCGCAGCGCGTTCTCCATGACCGAGCCGGAGACGGCGGGCAGCGACCCCACGCTTCTCCAGACCCGAGCCGTGAAGGACGGCGACGACTGGGTCATCAACGGCCACAAGTGGTTCTCCACCAACGGCTCGATCGCGGACTTCCTGATCGTGATGGCGGTCACCGACCCGGACGCGCGACCACACCAGCGCGCCTCGATGTTCATCGTCGACGCCGACACGCCGGGCGTGCACGTGGTCCGCGACGTCGCGACGATGGAGCACCCGGGCGAGAGCTTCGGCCACTACGGCAACCACGCGGAGATCCGCTACGAGGACGTCCGCGTGCCCGCCGACGCGCTCTTGGGCGGCGAAGGCGAGGGCTTCCTGATCGCCCAGCACCGGCTCGGCCCCGGGCGCATCCACCACGCCATGCGCTGGCTGGGCGTGTCCCGCCGCGCGTTCGACGCCCTGTGCGAGCGGGCGGTGTCGCGGCACGCCTTCGGCAGCGTGCTGGCCGACAAGCAGTCGATCCAGAACTTCGTCGCCGACTCGGCGGCGGAGATGCACGCGGCGCGGCTGATGACCCTGCACGCGGCCTGGAAGATGGACAACGAGGGCGCGAGCGCCGCCCGCACCGAGATCTCGATGATCAAGTTCTACGGGGCGCGCGTGCTCCACGACGTGATCGACCGCGCGATCCAGGTCCACGGGGCACTTGGGTACTCGACCGACCTACCCTTGGAGGCGATGTACCGCTACGCCCGCGCCGCGCGCCTCTACGACGGAGCCGACGAGGTCCACCGCCAGTCGGTGGCCCGCCGCGTGCTGCGCGGCTACGAGCCGACCGACGTGCCGTCTGAGCACGTCCCCACCCGCCGCGAGGCGGCCCGCGAGCGCTTCGCGGACCTGCTCGAGGCGGTGACCTCCAACGACTAG
- a CDS encoding LLM class flavin-dependent oxidoreductase, producing MTAPQQVDYRDVQRVWLEADAIPEIEHAWLFDHLLPIGGDPLGPVFEGWTLLSALAAQTSRLRVGVLVTSNRIRPPALLAKMAATVDVVSDGRLDLGLGAGSRPSWPGARREYDAHGLPFHDAKHAIGSLAEACTIIKRVWTEEEPFDFDGTYHQLKGAFGNPKPVQSPHPPLMIGGRSKSVLRVVAEHADLWNVPGADFADALERSATMDRLLDELGRDPATLTRSIHLPVSYDDPARTREAVAAAVRAGFTHVIFGLPAPYPEGVARWVADELVA from the coding sequence ATGACCGCGCCCCAGCAGGTCGACTACCGCGACGTCCAGCGCGTCTGGCTGGAGGCGGACGCGATCCCCGAGATCGAGCACGCGTGGCTGTTCGACCACCTGCTGCCGATCGGTGGCGACCCGCTCGGCCCCGTCTTCGAGGGCTGGACGCTGCTGTCGGCGCTGGCGGCCCAAACGTCGCGCCTGCGCGTCGGCGTCCTGGTCACGTCCAACCGCATCCGGCCACCCGCGCTGCTCGCCAAGATGGCGGCGACGGTCGACGTCGTGAGCGACGGCCGGCTGGACCTCGGCCTCGGCGCCGGCTCGCGCCCCAGCTGGCCGGGCGCGCGCCGTGAGTACGACGCGCACGGCCTGCCGTTCCACGACGCGAAGCACGCGATCGGCAGTCTCGCGGAGGCGTGCACGATCATCAAGCGCGTCTGGACGGAGGAGGAGCCGTTCGACTTCGACGGCACCTACCACCAGCTCAAGGGCGCGTTCGGCAACCCCAAGCCGGTGCAGTCGCCGCACCCGCCGCTGATGATCGGCGGTCGCTCGAAGTCGGTGCTGCGCGTCGTCGCCGAGCACGCGGACCTGTGGAACGTGCCGGGCGCGGACTTCGCCGACGCGCTCGAGCGCAGCGCGACGATGGACCGCCTGCTCGACGAGCTCGGCCGCGACCCGGCGACGCTCACGCGTTCGATCCACCTCCCGGTCAGCTACGACGACCCGGCCCGCACCCGCGAGGCGGTCGCCGCAGCCGTGCGCGCGGGCTTCACCCACGTCATCTTCGGCCTCCCCGCCCCGTACCCGGAGGGCGTCGCCCGCTGGGTCGCGGACGAGCTCGTCGCTTAA